The Anoxybacillus flavithermus genome has a segment encoding these proteins:
- a CDS encoding MBL fold metallo-hydrolase translates to MEQLHRIVVPTPFAVGDVNMYIVKGDRLTLIDAGVKTEEAWHVFVRELRELGYTPEDIEQVIITHHHPDHVGLLDYLPSTIPVIGHRKAAPWIAKDAAFFAWHQQYFEQFLMECGVGTEGIAKLGNFRRSLRFSCERSLTQEVKEGDVIEGWMVIETPGHAQSHIALYREADGLMVGGDHLLATISSNPLLEPPAIGEQERPKPLLQYNDSLKKLLNYDITTIVTGHGENVTDVAPLVEKRLEKQKERAEHVWKLLSEKPMTAFDVCRALFPTVYEREFLLTMSETIGQLDYLEAIGAVKKQKDGQIYMYEVVRS, encoded by the coding sequence ATGGAACAGTTACATCGTATTGTCGTTCCTACGCCATTTGCTGTTGGCGATGTGAATATGTATATTGTCAAAGGAGACCGTTTAACGCTCATCGATGCGGGTGTAAAAACGGAAGAAGCATGGCATGTGTTCGTTCGTGAATTACGGGAACTCGGCTATACACCAGAAGATATTGAACAAGTGATCATTACACATCACCATCCGGATCATGTTGGATTACTTGATTATTTACCTTCGACCATTCCCGTCATTGGTCATCGGAAAGCCGCCCCATGGATTGCAAAAGATGCTGCCTTTTTTGCATGGCATCAACAATATTTTGAGCAGTTTTTAATGGAATGCGGAGTTGGAACAGAAGGGATCGCAAAGCTTGGAAACTTTCGACGCTCCCTTCGTTTTTCGTGCGAGCGCTCGCTCACACAAGAAGTGAAGGAAGGGGATGTGATCGAAGGCTGGATGGTCATCGAAACACCAGGTCATGCACAAAGTCATATTGCATTATATCGAGAAGCAGACGGTTTGATGGTTGGAGGAGATCATTTATTAGCGACCATTTCATCGAATCCGCTATTAGAGCCACCTGCGATCGGTGAACAAGAGCGACCAAAACCACTTTTGCAATATAACGATTCATTGAAAAAACTACTGAATTACGACATTACAACAATTGTTACAGGACATGGGGAAAATGTGACAGATGTTGCACCACTTGTCGAAAAGAGGTTAGAAAAACAAAAAGAGCGTGCTGAACACGTATGGAAATTGTTGAGTGAAAAACCGATGACAGCATTTGACGTATGCCGTGCGCTTTTCCCAACCGTATATGAACGGGAATTTTTATTGACGATGTCTGAAACGATTGGTCAACTTGATTATTTAGAAGCGATCGGAGCAGTGAAAAAACAAAAAGATGGTCAAATATATATG
- a CDS encoding NADPH dehydrogenase NamA, whose amino-acid sequence MLFSPYTIRDVTFKNRIVMSPMCMYACDREDGTVHNWHLIHYASRAVGQVGLIIVEATAVTPQGRISARDLGIWNDDHIDGLRTLTSLVHEQGAKIGIQLAHAGRKAMVAGEIIAPSPLPFDETMRTPKEMTKADIEETIHAFQQGARRAKEAGFDVIEIHAAHGYLINEFLSPLTNKRTDEYGENRYRFLSEVIEAVKEVWSGPLFVRISASDYHPDGLTVNDYIEYAKRMKTQGVDLIDVSSGAVVPAKIDVYPGYQVPFAETIRREADVATGAVGLITSGRQAEEILRNSRADLIFIGRELLRNPYWPKTAANELGVQLEAPKPYVRGW is encoded by the coding sequence ATGTTATTTTCACCATATACGATTCGAGATGTTACCTTTAAAAACCGCATTGTCATGTCGCCGATGTGTATGTATGCGTGCGATCGCGAAGACGGAACGGTGCACAATTGGCATCTCATTCATTATGCATCTCGTGCTGTCGGGCAAGTCGGGCTTATTATTGTCGAAGCGACAGCCGTGACACCACAAGGAAGAATTTCCGCTCGCGATTTAGGCATTTGGAATGATGACCATATTGACGGATTACGTACACTTACCTCACTTGTTCACGAACAAGGCGCCAAAATCGGCATCCAACTTGCCCATGCCGGACGAAAAGCGATGGTTGCCGGAGAAATCATCGCGCCATCACCACTTCCATTTGATGAAACGATGCGCACGCCAAAAGAAATGACAAAAGCGGACATTGAAGAAACGATTCATGCGTTTCAACAAGGTGCACGTCGCGCCAAAGAAGCAGGATTTGATGTCATTGAAATTCATGCGGCACATGGCTATCTCATTAACGAGTTTTTATCGCCTCTTACAAACAAACGAACAGATGAATACGGGGAAAATCGCTACCGCTTTTTAAGTGAAGTGATTGAAGCGGTAAAAGAAGTATGGAGCGGACCGTTGTTTGTTCGTATTTCTGCTTCTGACTATCACCCAGACGGTTTAACGGTGAACGACTACATCGAATACGCGAAACGCATGAAAACGCAAGGCGTTGATTTGATCGACGTTAGTTCTGGCGCCGTCGTTCCAGCGAAAATTGACGTATATCCAGGTTATCAAGTGCCGTTTGCCGAAACGATTCGCCGTGAAGCAGACGTCGCAACTGGTGCTGTCGGACTTATTACATCCGGACGGCAAGCGGAAGAAATTTTGCGCAACAGCCGCGCCGACTTGATTTTCATCGGCCGCGAACTTCTTCGCAACCCATATTGGCCAAAAACAGCCGCAAATGAACTTGGCGTTCAGCTTGAAGCGCCGAAGCCATACGTGCGGGGATGGTAA
- a CDS encoding pyrroline-5-carboxylate reductase → MAITFLGAGSMAEALISGVTQTLYKPEQMIVTNRSRMERLTYMQQTYGVRIDTDKAKAVKEAHIVILAMKPKDVADSLTSIKHAFNEQQLIISLLAGVTTDTIASLIGKQMPVIRAMPNTSAAIGQSATALAKGNYATAEHLHMAKELFETVGIVTIVDEQHLHAVTALSGSGPAYVYYLVEAMEKAADEIGLERDIAKELILQTIIGAAHMLKATNKHPSVLRKEVTSPGGTTEAGIGVLERYRYQEAMIACIKRATERSKELGEALLSSVQ, encoded by the coding sequence ATGGCAATCACGTTTCTCGGTGCAGGATCGATGGCAGAAGCACTTATTTCTGGGGTGACACAAACGTTATATAAGCCAGAGCAAATGATCGTAACGAATCGCTCTCGAATGGAACGACTGACGTATATGCAACAAACATACGGGGTACGAATCGACACAGATAAAGCAAAAGCAGTGAAAGAAGCTCATATCGTGATTTTAGCGATGAAGCCAAAAGACGTTGCGGATAGCTTGACGTCGATCAAACATGCATTTAACGAACAGCAACTTATTATTTCATTGCTTGCCGGAGTAACGACCGATACAATTGCATCGCTCATCGGAAAGCAAATGCCTGTCATTCGCGCCATGCCAAACACATCAGCGGCGATCGGGCAATCCGCCACAGCGCTAGCAAAAGGTAACTATGCAACAGCTGAACATTTACACATGGCAAAAGAGCTATTTGAAACAGTCGGGATCGTTACGATTGTTGATGAACAGCATTTACACGCCGTAACAGCATTATCCGGCAGCGGACCAGCGTACGTTTACTATTTAGTTGAAGCGATGGAAAAAGCAGCGGATGAAATTGGACTTGAGCGCGATATTGCAAAAGAGCTTATTTTACAAACGATTATCGGCGCTGCTCATATGTTAAAAGCAACAAACAAACATCCATCCGTGTTGCGCAAAGAAGTCACAAGCCCAGGCGGAACGACAGAAGCAGGCATTGGCGTGCTTGAACGTTATCGCTATCAAGAAGCGATGATTGCCTGCATTAAACGAGCGACTGAACGTTCAAAAGAACTCGGTGAGGCACTGCTTTCCTCCGTTCAATAG